From the Lathyrus oleraceus cultivar Zhongwan6 chromosome 4, CAAS_Psat_ZW6_1.0, whole genome shotgun sequence genome, one window contains:
- the LOC127073625 gene encoding sodium/pyruvate cotransporter BASS2, chloroplastic, with translation MASMPRIILRDHRIGSFDAILKPNYTYLPRRNFVNSHLDVRSDFGRSCAVRSELWGEKTIVAAARFPLVSLSSKRNSQILCSATTNISGDIPESAGGLTQYEKVIETLTTLFPLWVILGAILGIYKPAAVTWLETDLFTLGLGFLMLSMGLTLTFDDFKRCLRNPWTVGVGFLAQYFVKPLLGFVIAMSLKLSPPLATGLILVSCCPGGQASNVATYISKGNVALSVLMTTCSTVGAIIMTPLLTKLLAGQLVPVDAAGLALSTFQVVLVPTIVGVLANEFFPKFTSKIITVTPLIGVILTTLLCASPIGQVSEVLKTQGAQLILPVLALHAAAFAIGYWISKLSFGESTSRTISIECGMQSSALGFLLAQKHFTNPLVAVPSAVSVVCMALGGSALAVYWRNTPIPIDDKDDFKE, from the exons ATGGCTTCCATGCCCAGAATCATTCTCAGAGACCATAGAATTGGATCGTTCGATGCGATTCTTAAGCCAAATTATACTTATCTCCCTCGGAGAAACTTTGTTAATAGCCATCTAG ACGTGAGAAGCGATTTTGGAAGAAGCTGTGCGGTTAGAAGTGAATTGTGGGGCGAAAAAACGATTGTTGCGGCTGCTAGATTCCCTTTAGTTTCTCTGAGTTCTAAAAG GAACTCACAGATATTGTGCTCAGCTACAACAAACATTTCTGGAGATATTCCTGAAAGTGCCGGGGGCCTGACCCAGTATGAGAAAGTTATTGAAACTCTAACCACTCTTTTTCCCCTGTGG GTCATCTTGGGGGCTATCCTCGGTATTTACAAGCCAGCTGCT GTTACTTGGTTGGAGACGGACCTTTTTACTCTTGGCTTGGGTTTCCTCATGCTCTCTATGGGTTTGACATTGACATTTGACGATTTCAAACGATGTCTGCGAAATCCGTGGACT GTGGGTGTGGGGTTTCTTGCACAATATTTTGTCAAGCCCTTGCTAGGCTTTGTCATTGCAATG TCACTAAAACTTTCACCTCCTCTTGCAACGGGTCTTATTTTGGTCTCATGTTGTCCTGGAGGCCAGGCATCAAATGTTGCAACATATATATCCAAGGGAAACGTTGCTCTCTCTGTTCTAATGACGAC GTGTTCAACTGTCGGAGCTATTATTATGACCCCACTTCTAACAAAGCTTCTAGCTGGTCAACTTGTTCCAGTTGATGCTGCT GGCCTGGCATTAAGCACCTTTCAGGTTGTTTTAGTCCCTACAATTGTGGGAG TTTTGGCAAATGAGTTTTTCCCCAAGTTCACTTCAAAGATAATCACAGTCACACCTTTGATAGGAGTTATCTTGACCACTCTCCTTTGTGCAAGCCCA ATAGGGCAAGTTTCAGAGGTCTTAAAAACTCAAGGAGCACAATTGATATTGCCAGTTCTTGCTCTACATGCTGCTGCATTTGCTATTGGTTATTGGATTTCGAAACTGTCATTTGGCGAATCCACATCACGTACAATATCGATTGAGTGTGGGATGCAG AGTTCTGCACTTGGATTCTTGCTTGCTCAGAAACACTTCACAAACCCCCTTGTGGCTGTTCCTTCTGCTGTCAGCGTTGTCTGCATGGCG CTTGGTGGGAGTGCTCTAGCTGTGTATTGGAGGAATACTCCAATTCCCATTGATGACAAAGATGACTTTAAGGAATGA
- the LOC127073624 gene encoding protein MAIN-LIKE 2-like yields the protein MDPMIQPYVELAGFGHLSKIMSWSIDNKFILALCERWRPETHTFWFPTGECTVTLEDVYMLLGLRIEGKAVNGKTNYANSICMELLNTDLLDDNARGQGILLSRLKSYYNNFYLDEHSTEDARIIKTRCYIMLLLGSFLFPEGSGSSMHIMYLPLLRHIDRIGSYSWGSACLAYLYSSLCKNSHKDTSTFSGCAVLLQAWGWSRLPSLAPVNSNPFTFPYAKKWSARGMNYSRCPRHCITQYRNLLDHLRPADFIWRPYLNMDHEHQINPEDAAVWTTCTPIIRFTTVELHNTDRVKLQFGMVQNIPDPPASLGEWHMRKVNDQWNYNPWQTFARSECRKWKHRHDHVLTDAVMPNEVKPSRTYMAWYRSVGFQFIADDMYLYDPRQTSYTQEGSTSNPQQHSQPGYSQPPIRQTFRSTNTQTYHQNMPFTQPQNQEHPPYHHQQMDHQPSTEHRFAPTPSPYQSRLTQNTNRPITYRSQEPQTSQYQNIPQPYLFQTPQQPFQPFLDPSLSPMSPFNRPGRPSMSQPHPNFSGMGHELSYAGTPSLNTEDYAELAEYLNGSSPVGGNDAPGPSDEQTPVQNRQRGLGPRVRVARGCGTGGRLGDPGHHH from the exons atggacccgatgattcaaccttatgttgaactcgccggttttggtcaccttagcaaaattatgtcttggtctatagataacaagttcattctagccttatgcgaaagatggaggccagagacacacacattttggtttccaaccggtgagtgtaccgtgacgttagaagacgtctacatgcttttaggactacgaattgaaggcaaagctgttaatggtaagaccaactatgcaaattcaatttgcatggagcttttaaacactgatttgttagatgataatgctaggggacaaggtatactactttcacgcctaaagtcatattataataatttttatttagatgagcattctaccgaagatgctcgaatcatcaaaactaggtgttacattatgttgttactaggatcctttttatttcccgaaggtagtggttctagcatgcatattatgtacttacctttacttagacatatagatagaataggtagttatagttggggatccgcatgtctagcctatctctatagttctttgtgcaaaaactcccacaaagatacttctacattttctggatgtgctgttttgctacaagcatggggatggtcaagactaccgtctctagcaccggtcaatagcaaccccttcacttttccatatgcaaaaaa atggtcggcacgcggtatgaattacagcagatgtccgagacattgtattactcaatatcgcaacctgttggatcaccttcgaccggcagac ttcatttggcgtccataccttaatatggatcatgagcatcagatcaaccctgaagacgcagccgtatggacaacatgcacaccgataatacggttcacaacagtggagctgcacaacaccgaccgtgtgaagctgcagtttggtatggtccagaatatcccagatcccccagctagcctaggagaatggcatatgcgtaaagtgaacgaccaatggaactacaacccttggcaaacctttgcaagatcagagtgtcgcaagtggaagcaccgtcatgaccatgtcttaactgacgcagtcatgccaaatgaggtaaaaccaagtcgtacttatatggcttggtatagatcagttggatttcaattcatcgccgatgatatgtacctctatgacccacgccagacaagttacacacaagaaggatcaacatctaacccccaacaacattctcagcccggttactcacaaccacctatccgacaaactttccgttccacaaacacacaaacataccaccaaaacatgccattcacccaaccccaaaaccaagaacatcccccataccaccaccaacaaatggaccatcaaccttcgaccgaacatcgcttcgcacccacaccatcaccctaccaaagtcgccttacccaaaacactaaccgccccatcacctaccgtagccaagaaccccaaacatcacaataccaaaacatcccacaaccatatctcttccaaacaccccaacaacctttccaacctttcctagacccatcattgtcacccatgtcccccttcaaccgtcccggtcgcccatccatgagtcaaccacaccccaacttctctggcatgggtcatgagctcagctacgccggtacaccatcattgaatactgaagactatgctgagttggctgaatacctcaacggatcttctcctgtaggaggtaatgacgctcctggaccatcagatgaacaaacaccggtgcagaatcgtcaacgtgggttagggccaagggttagggtagctaggggatgtgggaccggaggtcggttaggtgatcccggtcatcaccattag